The Solibacillus sp. FSL R7-0668 genome includes the window GCGTATTCTCTGCGAATTCCCCTACGAAGCCACCGCCGAAAATCATATGACCATCACGCCCTGGTGAGTTGTTTAAATCAGCTACATCTGATTTACGAATACGTTTTTTGTCACTTTCTGTTAACGGTAATCGCCATACGAATTCACCTGTTTCAATCGCAGCACCCATGAATTCCTCGAAAAATTCCTCATCATTCGTAAGTGCACCTGTTTTATCTTTACCAAGTGCTACAATAACCCCACCTGTTAATGTCGCCACATCGATTAAATAATCCGCGCCTTGCTGTTTTGCATAGGTCGTAGCATCGGCTAATACTAAACGCCCTTCTGCATCTGTGTTTAATACTTCTACTGTTTTGCCATTATACATTGTAATGACATCATCTGGCTTAAACGCTTCCCCTGAAACCATATTGTCTGTAGAGCCAATGACTGCAACCACATTTTGCTTTGGACGTGTTTCGCCGATAATGCGCATTGCACCGAGTACAGCAGCTGCACCGCCCATATCGCCCTTCATTCCAACCATGCCTTCACGTGGTTTTAGTGAATAGCCACCTGTATCATAGGTTACGCCTTTACCAACAAAGCCAATGACATCTTCCCATTTTGGCTTGCCTTGGTATTTGATCGTAATTAAGCGTGGCTCTTCCACCGAACCTTTATTAACCGCTAAAATTCCGCCCATACCAAGCTCTTCCATTTGTGCTTTGTTCAGCACTTCGATTTCTAAATCATATTGGTTCGCTAGCTCTGTAGCATAGTTAGCTAAATCCGTAGCCGTCAGTAAGTTTGGTGGTAAATTGATTAATGTACGCGCTTCATTTACTGCATCGGCATAAATTTTACCTACTTCGAAGTTTGCGACCACATCGTCCATTGCCGCCTCTGTTACGAATTGGATTTGGTCAAAATAAACATCAGCCTCATTTGAAGTTGTTTTATAGTTTTGTACAGAATAGTAGCCAAGATTTAGACCTTCCCCTGCTAGATAAGCAACTTCTGCTTCTTCTAATGTATTCGTTGTAAACGATTCTACCCAAAGTGCGACATTACCGATTTTGGCTGCTTTTAATTCTTTCCCCACTGTAGCGAAAACTTCACGTAATTCATTCGCTGATAGGTTTTTACGCTCACCTAAACCGACGAAGTACACACGCTTTAATGAAGCCTGTGGACCTGCATAAGGTAGCTTTGTAATTTTTTTAGCGTCAGTAGAAATTTCGCCAGAACGTAACCATGCGTCTACTGTTTCGCCGTAAAATTCGCTAAACGCTGACCAATTTTTCATTTGCTCACGGTGCTTTTGTACACCGATAATTAATGTTTCAGAAGTTT containing:
- a CDS encoding leucyl aminopeptidase: MNIEHTAQTFDTQTSETLIIGVQKHREQMKNWSAFSEFYGETVDAWLRSGEISTDAKKITKLPYAGPQASLKRVYFVGLGERKNLSANELREVFATVGKELKAAKIGNVALWVESFTTNTLEEAEVAYLAGEGLNLGYYSVQNYKTTSNEADVYFDQIQFVTEAAMDDVVANFEVGKIYADAVNEARTLINLPPNLLTATDLANYATELANQYDLEIEVLNKAQMEELGMGGILAVNKGSVEEPRLITIKYQGKPKWEDVIGFVGKGVTYDTGGYSLKPREGMVGMKGDMGGAAAVLGAMRIIGETRPKQNVVAVIGSTDNMVSGEAFKPDDVITMYNGKTVEVLNTDAEGRLVLADATTYAKQQGADYLIDVATLTGGVIVALGKDKTGALTNDEEFFEEFMGAAIETGEFVWRLPLTESDKKRIRKSDVADLNNSPGRDGHMIFGGGFVGEFAENTPWIHLDIAGTSDADAPHVLGPKGGTGVMVRTLATLVELRDNE